The following coding sequences are from one Melospiza melodia melodia isolate bMelMel2 chromosome 2, bMelMel2.pri, whole genome shotgun sequence window:
- the LOC134414975 gene encoding uncharacterized protein LOC134414975 has protein sequence MLKRRHLYPGVCACSGGSECLCAGKCISSPSTCAVRALPAFPSREQQSLVAARRASECGSLRDLLAALASAKHSRKPSLGSQACIGEVHAPRGSEYLLFLENLEQSWCLQKSEQMCSPGSKGSQMLQTGNMTSNRYCRTLLQLPGPSTTLADTKWHPSGSECSCAGQLRRDGSVNQRWPLSSFISTDDHIFFLCLLKAMTTISAPKQLPMDRSRELLMTKRNLMFIHNMLACKPTKDDQKKWYLTVFINFLKCLLPCTKIQQKDIKDLFPKQAKQGI, from the exons ATGTTGAAGAGGAGACACCTGTACCCAGGTGTCTGTGCTTGTTCAGGTGGCTCTGAGTGTTTATGTGCCGGCAAATGCATCTCTTCCCCCAGCACTTGTGCAGTTCGGGCTCTGCCCGCATTTcccagcagagagcagcagagcctCGTAGCTGCTCGCAGGGCCTCGGAGTGCGGCAGCCTCCGGGACCTTCTGGCAGCACTGGCCTCCGCAAAGCACAGCCGTAAACCTTCGCTGGGCTCGCAGGCAT GCATTGGAGAAGTGCATGCTCCACGTGGCTCTGAATACCTACTGTTCCTGGAAAACCTGGAGCAGTCTTGGTGCCTACAGAAATCAGAACAGATGTGCTCTCCTGGGAGCAAGGGGAGCCAGATGCTGCAGACAG GTAACATGACAAGCAACAGGTACTGCAGGACACTGCTGCAGCTTCCTGGTCCTAGTACTACCCTCGCAGATACCAAGTGGCATCCATCAGGATCCGAATGttcctgtgctgggcagctgagaAGAGATGGCAGCGTAAACCAGAG GTGGCCTCTCTCCAGTTTCATAAGTACTGATGACCACATTTTCTTCCTGTGTCTGTTGAAGGCAATGACCACTATATCTGCTCCAAaacagctccccatggacagatCCAGGGAGCTTCTAATGACAAAGAGGAATTTGATGTTCATACACAATATGCTGGCATGTAAACCCACCAAGGATGACCAGAAGAAATGGTACCTGACTGTCTTCATAAATTTCCTCAAGTGCCTG TTGCCTTGCACCAAGATCCAGCAAAAGGACATCAAGGACCTGTTCCCCAAACAAGCCAAGCAGGGGATCTAA